A genome region from Chloroflexota bacterium includes the following:
- a CDS encoding ABC transporter ATP-binding protein, whose translation MAKECKGHLLAAIVVENLQKSYGDLRAVDGLSFAVEAGEVFGLLGPNGAGKTTTVEILIGLRERDGGRVQVTGYDPAQEGDAVKAQIGVQLQQTELFPLLSVEEILRLFASFYSDSKPVAELLELVGLQERRKAKYRHLSGGQKQRLSLALTLINDPALVFLDEPTTGLDPQARRALWDIVEQMRDQGKTVLLTTHYMEEAEVLCQRVAVIDHGKILALGTPRDLVDEFVPERAIEVALMDGVDASSLAGLSGVTHVDMKHGSAAIYTTNIRETMASLLQVSGESALSLDSLRIQRGTLEDVFLHLTGREIRE comes from the coding sequence TTGGCAAAAGAATGCAAGGGACACCTGTTGGCTGCGATTGTCGTAGAAAACCTGCAAAAGTCGTATGGTGACCTGAGGGCGGTGGATGGGTTGAGCTTCGCCGTGGAAGCGGGTGAGGTCTTTGGCTTGCTGGGACCCAACGGCGCCGGCAAGACCACGACGGTGGAAATCCTCATCGGACTGCGCGAGCGCGACGGCGGCCGCGTGCAGGTGACGGGATACGACCCGGCGCAAGAGGGCGATGCGGTCAAGGCGCAGATCGGCGTCCAATTGCAGCAGACGGAGCTCTTCCCGCTGCTGAGCGTGGAAGAGATTCTCCGTCTGTTTGCCAGCTTCTACAGCGATAGCAAGCCGGTTGCCGAACTCCTCGAATTGGTGGGGTTGCAGGAGCGGCGCAAAGCCAAGTACCGGCATCTCTCCGGCGGTCAGAAACAACGGCTCTCACTGGCGCTGACGCTCATCAACGATCCGGCCTTAGTCTTCCTGGATGAGCCCACAACCGGTCTCGACCCCCAGGCCCGCCGCGCCCTCTGGGATATCGTGGAGCAGATGCGAGATCAGGGCAAGACCGTGTTGCTGACAACACACTATATGGAAGAGGCCGAAGTCTTGTGCCAGCGTGTTGCCGTCATCGACCACGGCAAGATTCTCGCTCTCGGCACGCCCCGCGATCTGGTGGACGAATTTGTGCCGGAACGGGCAATTGAAGTCGCGCTCATGGATGGCGTGGACGCAAGCAGCCTGGCAGGACTGTCAGGCGTAACGCACGTCGACATGAAGCATGGCTCCGCCGCCATCTATACGACGAACATCCGTGAGACAATGGCGTCTCTCTTGCAGGTATCCGGCGAGTCCGCATTGAGTCTGGATAGCTTGCGCATTCAGCGCGGCACCTTGGAGGACGTTTTCCTCCATCTCACCGGAAGGGAAATTCGCGAATGA
- a CDS encoding ABC transporter permease: MRALWTLTYYTGLQFGRDKVALFWTLVFPIVLMVIIGSAFGESESASMPVGLVVRDQGPAGQTIAQVLEEIELFDLTIGSEEAELAALGRGDRRAVVILPEDLSAAWQRREVATIGVHMDISQQQSAGTALTIVQQVIEGVQREFTQQPSLVTVETHSVQAENFRPIDYIAPGILALSVAQLGLFGATTLVEQRQQRLLRRLQATPVSRWMVLLSNIVVRLAIALVQTGILLGVALALFRIQVVGSWPAIIGIVVFGTLAFIALGFLLGALAPSAEALIAIVQMVNFPMMFLSGALFPLDFMPEFLRPVAVVLPLTYLADILRQVMVDATPYATMLQGMGVLLLFMVASALLSWRFFRWE; the protein is encoded by the coding sequence ATGAGGGCCCTTTGGACGCTCACGTACTACACCGGTCTGCAGTTCGGCCGTGACAAGGTAGCGCTTTTTTGGACCCTGGTTTTCCCCATCGTGCTGATGGTCATTATCGGCTCCGCTTTCGGTGAGTCGGAGAGCGCCTCGATGCCGGTGGGCCTGGTGGTGCGAGATCAGGGGCCGGCCGGGCAGACAATTGCGCAGGTGCTCGAAGAAATTGAGCTCTTCGATTTGACGATTGGATCGGAAGAAGCTGAGCTGGCTGCGCTCGGCAGAGGCGATCGGCGCGCGGTCGTGATACTTCCCGAAGATCTCTCGGCTGCCTGGCAGCGGCGCGAAGTCGCTACAATCGGCGTCCATATGGACATCAGCCAGCAGCAGTCCGCCGGTACCGCGTTGACTATCGTGCAGCAGGTAATCGAAGGCGTACAACGGGAGTTTACCCAGCAACCGAGTCTGGTTACCGTGGAAACGCATTCGGTGCAGGCGGAGAACTTCCGGCCCATCGACTATATCGCGCCCGGAATTCTGGCTCTCTCGGTGGCCCAGCTAGGGCTCTTTGGCGCCACCACCTTGGTGGAGCAGCGGCAACAGCGACTGCTGCGGCGGCTCCAGGCCACCCCGGTTTCGCGTTGGATGGTCTTGCTGAGCAACATTGTCGTCCGGCTCGCCATTGCGTTAGTGCAGACGGGTATTCTGCTGGGTGTCGCGCTGGCGCTCTTCCGCATTCAGGTTGTGGGATCGTGGCCCGCCATCATCGGCATCGTCGTTTTCGGCACGCTGGCGTTCATTGCGCTCGGCTTTCTCTTGGGTGCGTTGGCGCCCAGTGCGGAAGCGCTGATTGCCATCGTACAAATGGTGAACTTTCCCATGATGTTCCTTTCCGGCGCGCTCTTCCCGCTGGACTTCATGCCGGAATTCTTGCGTCCGGTCGCCGTTGTGCTCCCCCTCACCTACCTCGCTGACATTCTGCGGCAAGTCATGGTGGATGCCACGCCGTACGCGACCATGCTGCAAGGCATGGGTGTCTTGTTGCTCTTCATGGTTGCCTCGGCGCTGCTCTCATGGCGCTTCTTCCGCTGGGAGTAG
- a CDS encoding VOC family protein, whose amino-acid sequence MPNPIVHFEIVGSDSAKTQQFYTELFDWTIDSDNPMGYGVVNTGSDRGIGGGIFGVEEEGDRTGVKIYIEVDDLQTYLDKAEQLGGKTILPPTVIPDMVTFALFADPDGTLIGLVKGE is encoded by the coding sequence ATGCCCAATCCGATCGTGCATTTTGAAATTGTCGGTTCCGATAGCGCCAAGACCCAACAGTTCTACACCGAGCTCTTTGACTGGACCATAGACTCCGATAATCCGATGGGCTATGGGGTGGTGAATACGGGGAGTGACCGCGGCATTGGCGGCGGCATCTTCGGCGTGGAAGAGGAGGGTGATCGCACCGGCGTGAAGATCTACATCGAGGTAGACGATCTGCAGACCTACCTTGACAAGGCGGAGCAATTGGGTGGGAAGACCATCCTGCCGCCAACCGTAATCCCCGATATGGTGACCTTCGCGTTGTTTGCCGATCCGGACGGCACCTTGATTGGTCTCGTCAAAGGCGAGTAG